The proteins below are encoded in one region of Buttiauxella gaviniae:
- a CDS encoding PTS ascorbate transporter subunit IIC: protein MDILLGLVKTPAVIIAIVAFLGLLFQKASVSRLITGTALSFIGFTMIKVGGSILMKVLTAFSSLFSKAFDIIGVVPSNEAIMAATIDKLGATAALILLFSMILNILIARFTRFKFIYLSLHLVLFMAFALTAVLMQFGFSNYQMVIICSILIGSYMAVSPYILNRFSREIIGSNEYAISHAAISSYIIGSYMGKWFGNKNTDTEHLNISSKFDFIREPNIATLLTMLVLLLISCIFATQPQVKDAMTMVYGAGAGDKNVVIFVLEQSAIFACGLYLAKAGVNLFTAEIVPAFKGFARVFAPGAVPAVDVMVLFTKAPNATLIGFLVSFAVELVCILIFPFIGLPIIVPGIMASFITGGAAAIFGNATGGFRGAIIASGINGLLLCVLPALTLPIFSQLGAQGVTFADPDFTIPSLILDYILRIFY from the coding sequence ATGGACATCTTATTAGGGTTAGTAAAAACGCCCGCAGTAATCATTGCGATCGTGGCATTTCTGGGTTTACTATTTCAAAAAGCATCAGTTTCCAGATTAATAACAGGCACGGCACTTTCTTTTATCGGCTTTACGATGATAAAAGTGGGTGGAAGTATTTTAATGAAAGTGCTTACGGCGTTTAGTTCTCTCTTCTCCAAAGCATTTGATATTATCGGGGTGGTGCCAAGCAACGAAGCCATTATGGCGGCAACCATCGATAAACTGGGGGCTACAGCGGCACTAATCCTGCTGTTTTCGATGATTTTGAACATTCTGATTGCACGTTTTACCCGTTTCAAATTCATCTACCTGTCTTTGCATCTGGTGTTATTTATGGCCTTTGCGCTAACAGCCGTTCTGATGCAGTTCGGATTTAGCAATTACCAGATGGTCATTATATGCTCCATTCTTATTGGTTCGTATATGGCAGTCTCGCCTTACATTCTTAACCGCTTTAGCCGTGAAATTATTGGTTCGAATGAATATGCGATTTCTCACGCCGCCATCTCCTCATATATTATTGGTTCCTATATGGGTAAATGGTTCGGTAATAAAAATACCGATACTGAGCATCTGAATATCAGCAGTAAATTTGATTTTATCCGAGAACCTAACATTGCGACGCTTTTAACCATGCTGGTTCTGTTGCTTATCTCTTGTATCTTTGCCACGCAGCCGCAGGTTAAAGATGCTATGACCATGGTATACGGTGCAGGTGCCGGTGATAAAAACGTAGTGATTTTCGTTCTTGAACAGTCAGCCATTTTTGCCTGTGGCCTGTATCTTGCGAAAGCTGGCGTTAACCTGTTTACGGCTGAAATCGTGCCCGCGTTTAAAGGTTTTGCTCGTGTGTTTGCCCCAGGTGCGGTGCCCGCTGTGGACGTTATGGTGCTGTTTACCAAGGCGCCTAATGCAACCTTAATCGGCTTCCTGGTGAGTTTCGCCGTTGAGTTGGTGTGTATCTTAATCTTCCCGTTTATTGGCTTACCGATTATTGTCCCGGGGATCATGGCAAGCTTTATTACCGGCGGTGCGGCAGCCATCTTTGGTAATGCGACCGGTGGTTTCCGCGGAGCGATTATCGCCAGTGGTATTAACGGGTTGTTGTTGTGCGTTCTGCCTGCTCTGACCTTGCCGATTTTCTCCCAGCTCGGCGCACAAGGCGTAACCTTTGCAGACCCTGACTTTACTATTCCGTCGTTGATTCTCGACTATATTCTGCGAATCTTCTATTAA
- a CDS encoding sensor domain-containing diguanylate cyclase — MKGSKKVFTVNRLLSLLFFVMLLPFMLVSLWSFDYIQKDNINTFENNLSRFTHNTAMESVNRQLEEIGIVFQILNSRITPNGAKGFIEEDHDTLNAILASIVNTLTFFDAAIISDIHDHYRIYPKIQLKGFVPSQRPWYPGVKQKNGIHYSEPYNDLLPDLHNSNNHSVTITVSMDLFDEELLKYGNIAFDLDLYSMSTPLQDIVTPFEGKFLVAAQDGTVIMHSNFREIFHQKIPQRWIDKAIDLEGNFYDAETEKFIFYHSFSDPYWVAFTIVDKEMYDDYIGKAPQTLIIIISLCLVIYTVLVCLCRVYIKSIISRLYMGVNGINVEEQEHNLERVYNNIKKSHLELEEARKISGEDALTGVGSRRNFDTRLDELIAHNEPFYLAILDLDNFKSINDAFGHVVGDSVLKYVSNAGKAILEPKYHIYRFGGEELVALFPGNDYEEYFNLMETWRQVISQRQWRETTLSVTFSCGIAKWKEGETAQDVIIKADKTLYAAKQSGKNVILSSCD; from the coding sequence ATGAAAGGAAGCAAAAAAGTATTCACGGTTAACAGGCTATTAAGTCTGTTGTTTTTTGTCATGCTGTTGCCGTTTATGTTAGTGTCGCTATGGTCATTTGATTATATTCAAAAAGACAATATAAACACCTTTGAAAATAATCTTTCCCGCTTTACGCATAACACCGCAATGGAAAGTGTTAATCGCCAACTGGAAGAGATTGGCATTGTATTTCAGATTCTCAATAGCCGAATTACGCCGAATGGTGCCAAGGGTTTTATTGAGGAAGATCATGATACGCTTAACGCTATTTTGGCATCGATTGTCAATACGCTAACATTTTTTGATGCAGCGATAATCTCTGACATCCATGACCACTATCGCATCTACCCCAAAATACAATTAAAGGGGTTCGTACCAAGCCAACGTCCCTGGTACCCAGGGGTAAAACAAAAGAATGGAATCCATTATTCAGAGCCTTACAACGATCTGTTACCCGACCTGCATAACTCGAATAACCATTCCGTTACGATTACGGTCAGTATGGATCTTTTTGATGAAGAGCTTTTGAAGTACGGGAATATCGCTTTCGATCTTGATCTGTACTCCATGAGTACACCTCTACAAGATATCGTTACGCCGTTTGAAGGGAAATTCCTGGTTGCCGCACAAGACGGTACCGTCATTATGCATTCTAATTTCCGCGAGATTTTCCATCAGAAAATACCCCAAAGATGGATTGATAAAGCGATAGATTTAGAAGGCAATTTTTATGATGCCGAAACAGAAAAATTTATATTTTATCACTCGTTTTCCGATCCCTATTGGGTCGCTTTTACCATCGTCGATAAAGAAATGTATGATGATTATATTGGTAAAGCGCCACAAACATTAATTATTATTATTTCCCTGTGTCTGGTGATTTATACCGTTCTGGTATGCCTGTGCCGTGTCTATATAAAAAGTATTATCAGCCGACTCTATATGGGGGTTAATGGCATTAATGTTGAAGAGCAAGAACACAACCTGGAGCGGGTTTATAACAACATTAAAAAGAGCCACCTTGAGCTTGAGGAAGCGCGAAAAATTTCAGGGGAAGATGCGTTAACCGGCGTTGGCTCACGCCGCAATTTCGATACAAGACTCGATGAGTTAATTGCTCATAATGAACCGTTTTATCTGGCGATTTTGGATCTGGATAACTTTAAAAGTATTAACGATGCCTTCGGTCATGTTGTCGGTGACTCTGTGCTGAAATATGTAAGCAATGCCGGGAAGGCGATTCTTGAGCCGAAATATCATATTTATCGCTTTGGCGGTGAAGAACTGGTGGCTTTATTCCCGGGTAACGACTACGAGGAGTATTTTAATCTGATGGAAACCTGGCGACAGGTCATCTCTCAACGTCAATGGCGCGAGACAACCCTGAGCGTCACATTCAGTTGCGGCATTGCCAAATGGAAAGAGGGCGAGACAGCCCAGGACGTCATAATAAAAGCGGATAAGACTTTATACGCGGCTAAACAGTCCGGTAAAAATGTGATTTTAAGTTCTTGTGATTAA
- the fliR gene encoding flagellar biosynthetic protein FliR — MGFDIPTLIAPLMAAFLPFVRILSFIHFSPVFDQRSISRRIKIGLALVLTMVISPMLHNPVVLTELLSMRSLLLIGEQILWGFLFGAMLQLVFVALQTAGHILSMNMGLGMAVMNDPSNGNSTTVISQIIFVYSVLLFFTMDGHLLLVTILFKSFTYWPMGQAITTLTLQTLVQSLGWLISSAVLIALPTGFVMLMVQGSFGLLNRISPTLNLFSLGFPISMLFGLLCLGLMVSNIPDHYLSLTNYILGKLDAIRIY, encoded by the coding sequence ATGGGCTTTGACATTCCGACGTTGATCGCTCCATTGATGGCTGCTTTCCTGCCGTTTGTGCGCATTCTTTCATTTATCCATTTCAGCCCGGTATTCGATCAACGTTCCATTTCGCGACGGATAAAGATTGGTCTTGCCCTCGTGCTGACGATGGTGATCTCCCCGATGCTGCACAATCCTGTGGTGCTAACGGAGCTGCTTTCCATGCGCAGCCTGTTGCTTATCGGGGAGCAGATCCTGTGGGGCTTTCTGTTTGGCGCGATGCTGCAACTGGTGTTTGTCGCGTTGCAGACCGCGGGACATATTCTTTCGATGAATATGGGGCTGGGGATGGCGGTGATGAATGACCCGAGCAACGGCAACTCCACAACGGTGATTTCACAAATTATCTTTGTTTACAGCGTGCTGCTGTTCTTCACCATGGATGGGCATTTGCTGCTGGTGACAATCCTGTTTAAAAGTTTTACCTACTGGCCGATGGGCCAGGCGATCACCACGCTTACGCTACAAACCCTGGTGCAAAGTCTGGGCTGGCTTATCTCTTCGGCGGTGTTAATCGCGCTGCCAACCGGCTTTGTGATGCTCATGGTGCAAGGTTCGTTTGGCTTGCTTAACCGCATCTCCCCTACTCTTAACCTGTTTTCATTAGGCTTTCCCATCAGCATGTTATTCGGCCTGCTGTGTCTTGGATTGATGGTAAGCAATATTCCCGATCACTATCTCAGCCTGACGAATTATATTCTCGGCAAACTTGATGCCATACGGATTTACTGA
- a CDS encoding flagellar biosynthesis protein FlhA — protein MANGKFMGYFNLIRRSNVGIPLLLLCVLAMVMLPLSPLILDILFTFNIVLAVIVLLVSVNSKRPLDFAIFPTILLITTLMRLTLNVASTRVVLLHGHEGEGAAGKVIEAFGQVVIGGNFVVGFVVFVILMIINFVVVTKGAERISEVSARFTLDALPGKQMAIDADLNAGLINQEQARIRRKDVSGEADFYGAMDGASKFVRGDAIAGIMILIINIIGGICIGIFAHNLDVGHAFEQYVLLSIGDGLVAQIPSLLLSTAAAIIVTRVGDGNDISTEINTQLLARPSILYTAAFVMFVLAIVPGMPHIAFLSFTALLIFAAWKQSKRVAAPQPEVEIEAINEAISHDNPPVIDWDSIPQVEPIGLNLGYKLVTLVDATRGSPLSQRIRGVRQVISETCGVLLPEIRIRENFRLKPSQYAIHINGIRIATGEVHADKLMAIPGAELYGEIDGVLDTDPAYGMAITWILPEQKAKALNLGYQVVDCASVVATHVNKIARNYLPELFNYDDITHLHHRLGQQAPKLAEDLIGQLNYSLLLRVYRQLLLEQISLKDINTIAATLLESAALTKDPILLTSDVRFALRRAIIHNINGEKRSLQAYTLDNELENLLLTALNHAQQSGKVGLDNFPVDPNILTQLQNTMPMIQEHMKAQGMAPLLLVTPQLRPLISRYGRLFAAGLHVLSYNEVPDEADLNIVGTLA, from the coding sequence ATGGCAAACGGTAAATTTATGGGTTATTTCAACCTGATACGGCGAAGCAATGTGGGGATTCCTCTGCTATTGCTGTGCGTGCTGGCGATGGTGATGTTGCCGTTATCTCCGCTGATCCTGGATATTTTATTCACCTTTAATATCGTGCTGGCGGTCATTGTTTTACTGGTTTCGGTGAACAGTAAGCGCCCGCTCGATTTCGCTATTTTCCCGACCATCTTGCTTATTACTACGCTGATGCGCCTGACGCTAAACGTGGCATCGACCCGCGTAGTGTTACTTCACGGTCACGAAGGTGAAGGCGCCGCCGGTAAAGTTATCGAAGCGTTTGGCCAGGTGGTGATTGGCGGTAACTTTGTGGTGGGCTTCGTGGTGTTCGTCATCCTGATGATCATCAACTTTGTGGTGGTCACCAAAGGTGCGGAGCGTATTTCTGAAGTTTCCGCGCGCTTCACCCTTGATGCACTGCCTGGCAAGCAGATGGCCATTGATGCCGACTTGAATGCCGGTTTGATAAACCAGGAACAGGCGCGTATCCGGCGTAAAGATGTGTCCGGCGAAGCGGATTTTTATGGCGCGATGGACGGTGCCTCGAAATTTGTGCGCGGCGATGCGATTGCCGGGATCATGATCCTGATAATCAACATTATTGGCGGGATTTGCATCGGCATCTTTGCGCATAATCTTGACGTTGGCCACGCGTTTGAGCAGTACGTTTTACTGTCAATCGGTGACGGCCTGGTCGCGCAAATTCCTTCCCTGCTACTCTCTACCGCCGCGGCTATCATCGTGACGCGCGTGGGCGATGGCAACGACATCAGCACAGAAATTAACACCCAACTGCTGGCGCGCCCGTCTATTCTCTACACCGCCGCCTTCGTGATGTTTGTGCTGGCTATCGTGCCAGGAATGCCGCACATCGCTTTCCTGAGCTTTACCGCCCTGTTGATTTTTGCTGCCTGGAAGCAGAGTAAACGGGTAGCAGCCCCGCAGCCGGAAGTTGAAATTGAAGCCATCAATGAGGCAATTTCCCACGATAACCCGCCGGTTATCGACTGGGATAGCATTCCGCAGGTGGAACCGATTGGCCTGAACCTCGGCTATAAACTGGTGACGCTGGTCGATGCGACTCGTGGGAGCCCGCTATCACAGCGTATTCGCGGCGTGCGGCAGGTGATCTCTGAGACGTGCGGCGTGCTGTTACCGGAAATTCGTATTCGGGAAAACTTCCGCCTGAAACCTTCGCAATATGCCATTCATATCAACGGGATTCGCATTGCCACCGGTGAAGTGCATGCGGATAAATTAATGGCGATTCCGGGGGCGGAGCTGTATGGGGAAATCGACGGCGTGCTGGATACCGACCCCGCGTATGGCATGGCTATCACGTGGATTTTACCGGAACAGAAAGCGAAGGCGCTAAATCTGGGCTATCAGGTGGTGGATTGCGCGAGCGTCGTTGCCACTCATGTGAATAAAATCGCCCGTAATTATTTACCCGAACTGTTTAATTACGATGACATCACTCACCTGCACCATCGTCTGGGCCAGCAGGCACCCAAGCTGGCAGAAGATTTAATCGGGCAACTTAATTACAGCCTGCTGCTGCGTGTTTATCGCCAGTTATTGCTTGAGCAGATTTCCCTGAAAGATATTAATACGATTGCGGCCACGCTGCTGGAAAGCGCCGCCCTCACTAAAGACCCGATTCTGTTAACCTCAGATGTGCGTTTCGCCCTGCGCCGTGCCATTATTCACAATATTAATGGCGAGAAGCGAAGCCTCCAGGCGTATACCCTGGATAACGAGCTGGAAAATCTCCTGCTAACTGCGCTCAACCATGCGCAGCAAAGCGGTAAAGTCGGCCTGGATAATTTCCCGGTGGACCCGAACATTCTGACGCAATTACAAAATACTATGCCGATGATTCAGGAGCATATGAAAGCCCAGGGAATGGCGCCGTTATTATTAGTCACACCGCAGCTACGCCCGTTGATTTCCCGCTACGGACGCCTGTTTGCTGCCGGTTTGCATGTGCTTTCGTATAACGAAGTGCCGGATGAAGCAGATTTGAATATTGTGGGAACGTTAGCCTGA
- the fliP gene encoding flagellar type III secretion system pore protein FliP (The bacterial flagellar biogenesis protein FliP forms a type III secretion system (T3SS)-type pore required for flagellar assembly.) yields MSRIFRGGSLGLLLLTGLLISPHLLAANGDITLLSTTSNGTGQDYSVKIEILILMTLLGLLPIMVLMMTCFTRFIIVLAILRQALGLQQSPPNKILTGIALALTMLVMRPVWTTVYDQAIVPYQNDAITLKQALSTAEQPLKKYMLAQTSKTSMAQIMTIAGEKGDPNEMDLSIVVPAFVLSELKTAFQIGFMIYIPFLIIDLIVASILMAMGMMMLSPLIVSLPFKLMLFVLCDGWNLIVSTLTTSVQGVSG; encoded by the coding sequence ATGAGCCGTATTTTTCGCGGTGGTAGCCTGGGGTTACTGCTATTAACCGGGCTGCTTATTTCACCGCACCTGCTGGCGGCAAACGGGGATATTACCCTGCTGAGCACCACCAGCAACGGCACGGGCCAGGATTACAGCGTCAAGATTGAGATTTTGATTCTGATGACCCTGCTCGGCTTGCTGCCGATCATGGTGCTGATGATGACCTGCTTTACCCGCTTTATTATTGTGCTGGCGATTTTGCGCCAGGCGCTGGGTTTACAGCAGAGTCCGCCGAACAAAATCCTCACGGGTATTGCGCTGGCGCTCACCATGCTGGTTATGCGCCCGGTCTGGACCACGGTTTATGACCAGGCCATTGTGCCGTATCAGAATGATGCTATTACGCTAAAACAAGCGCTGAGCACCGCCGAGCAGCCGCTGAAGAAATATATGCTCGCCCAGACCAGCAAGACCTCGATGGCGCAAATCATGACTATCGCGGGGGAGAAAGGCGATCCGAATGAAATGGATCTCAGCATTGTGGTTCCCGCTTTTGTGCTGAGCGAGCTGAAAACGGCGTTCCAGATTGGCTTTATGATTTATATCCCGTTCCTGATTATTGACCTTATCGTGGCCAGTATTCTGATGGCGATGGGGATGATGATGCTTTCGCCGCTGATCGTTTCGCTGCCGTTCAAGCTGATGCTCTTTGTGCTGTGCGACGGCTGGAATCTGATTGTTAGTACGCTCACAACCAGCGTACAGGGAGTGTCAGGATGA
- a CDS encoding EAL domain-containing protein produces the protein MTTKHEDARKIVEHISAGYPERVLTVYLQPIMDMTNGRCLGAEALVRGLVEGKVIPPDRFIAELEQNSDICKVGVYVLQSALLFAKEHGLHQERHFMLSSNFSPVEINDRTTVEKIKKVAEACGYPVNKITIEITETKIPLSAQGRENARWLQQNGFVLAWDDISHPDDLNKNGHEFCSNVIKLDRSLLNKESLPLAKEIIQACKRNKLQLVAEGVEYLWQREWLLEQDVTTCQGYFYSPPVESRTFAQRYRYSSEETSH, from the coding sequence ATGACGACTAAACATGAGGATGCCAGAAAAATAGTAGAACACATCTCTGCGGGTTACCCGGAGCGCGTCCTCACGGTCTATTTGCAGCCGATTATGGACATGACGAATGGCCGCTGCCTGGGGGCCGAGGCCCTGGTACGCGGCCTTGTGGAAGGTAAAGTGATCCCACCGGATCGCTTTATCGCAGAACTTGAGCAAAACAGCGATATTTGCAAGGTGGGCGTTTATGTTCTGCAAAGCGCGCTCCTTTTTGCTAAAGAGCACGGGCTTCATCAGGAGCGGCATTTTATGCTCAGCAGTAATTTCTCCCCGGTCGAAATAAACGACCGCACTACGGTTGAGAAAATAAAAAAGGTTGCCGAGGCATGCGGTTATCCAGTCAATAAAATCACGATTGAAATTACTGAAACAAAAATCCCTCTGAGTGCACAAGGCCGGGAAAATGCCCGTTGGTTACAACAAAATGGCTTTGTGCTGGCGTGGGATGATATTAGTCACCCTGATGATTTAAATAAAAACGGTCACGAATTTTGCAGCAACGTGATTAAACTCGACCGTAGCCTGCTCAATAAAGAGAGTTTGCCGCTGGCAAAAGAGATTATCCAGGCGTGCAAGCGCAATAAATTACAACTGGTTGCCGAAGGGGTTGAATATCTCTGGCAGCGAGAATGGCTGCTTGAGCAGGATGTCACCACCTGCCAGGGGTATTTTTATTCTCCCCCGGTTGAGTCCCGCACTTTCGCACAACGTTATCGGTATTCTTCCGAAGAAACCAGTCATTAA
- a CDS encoding EAL domain-containing protein encodes MSSTIILKKITHLNFSSVVDFFVQPIFNLSTFQCVGAEVLLRGVHRHSIIKPTEFLQQLEENEGIINVGKYIVGKAFEFMQHDVLPKKPDFFLTINLAPHQLNDESFSEYIIQLQSEYGIPAASVIFEITRSAEELAQSGEENIQRLRNAGFSFAWDDIGTLDDVQNKMAQAECEFIKLDRECLRNGNSEKTYEIICEAQKSNAAIIAEGVETMGQTSMLLKHNVVLAQGFLFSRPIKKLDFLQNYIH; translated from the coding sequence ATGAGTTCAACTATTATTCTAAAAAAAATCACCCACCTTAATTTTTCTTCGGTGGTCGATTTCTTCGTGCAACCCATTTTTAATTTATCGACCTTTCAGTGTGTTGGGGCCGAAGTGCTGTTACGGGGCGTGCACCGTCACAGCATCATAAAGCCGACGGAATTTTTACAACAGCTTGAGGAAAATGAAGGAATTATCAATGTAGGAAAATACATTGTCGGGAAAGCCTTTGAGTTTATGCAGCACGATGTCTTGCCGAAGAAACCCGACTTCTTCTTAACCATCAATCTTGCGCCTCATCAGCTAAACGACGAAAGCTTTTCTGAATACATCATCCAACTCCAGAGCGAATATGGCATTCCGGCTGCATCCGTCATTTTTGAAATTACGCGTTCGGCGGAAGAATTAGCGCAGAGCGGCGAGGAGAATATTCAGCGGCTGCGAAATGCCGGTTTCTCTTTTGCCTGGGATGACATTGGCACTCTTGATGATGTGCAAAATAAGATGGCGCAGGCCGAATGTGAATTTATCAAACTCGATCGCGAATGCCTGAGAAACGGTAATAGCGAGAAAACGTATGAGATTATCTGCGAAGCGCAGAAAAGTAATGCTGCCATTATTGCCGAAGGGGTGGAAACCATGGGGCAAACGTCAATGCTATTAAAGCATAATGTCGTGCTGGCTCAGGGGTTCCTGTTTTCACGTCCGATTAAAAAATTAGATTTCCTGCAAAACTACATTCACTAA
- the flhB gene encoding flagellar biosynthesis protein FlhB — protein MMSGSGDKSEKATQGKLRKAREKGDIPRSKDLTMAAGLITSLIVLMMFFPFYRSLVQDSFVSVTIVAGKLNDDAALEHFLMHHVWLLLKFILTLVPIPVVCIISTFVPGGWIFTPNKLLPDFKKISPISGLKRMFSSSHYVDVLKMLLKCSVLMAVLWSLIQDNLTSLLALQHLWLVQGIEEGLVILRQSFWWLLGVIVVFAFIDVPLSIFMFMKKMRMTKQEVRDEHKNNDGNPQIKGRIRQLQRQMAQGQINKVVPTADVILVNPTHYAVALKYDPNKAQAPFIIAKGIDDIALYIREVAAQHQIEVVEFPPLARAIYYSTRVNQQIPSQLFRAIAHVLTYVMQIKEWRNGRSDYKPQLNKHMDIPKEVIKTDGKR, from the coding sequence CTGATGTCTGGCTCAGGAGATAAAAGCGAAAAGGCCACGCAGGGGAAACTGCGCAAAGCCCGTGAAAAAGGCGATATTCCCCGTTCGAAAGATCTCACCATGGCGGCAGGGTTAATCACCTCCCTGATTGTCCTGATGATGTTTTTCCCGTTCTATCGCAGCCTGGTGCAGGACTCTTTTGTCTCCGTCACTATCGTTGCGGGCAAACTGAATGACGATGCTGCGCTCGAGCATTTTCTGATGCACCACGTCTGGCTGCTGCTGAAGTTTATTTTGACGCTGGTCCCTATTCCGGTGGTCTGCATCATCTCAACCTTCGTGCCGGGCGGGTGGATCTTTACGCCAAACAAACTGCTGCCCGATTTCAAAAAGATAAGCCCAATTAGCGGCCTGAAACGCATGTTCTCCAGCAGCCACTATGTTGATGTCCTGAAAATGCTGTTGAAATGCAGCGTGTTAATGGCGGTTTTATGGTCGCTCATTCAGGACAATTTGACCTCATTATTGGCTTTGCAACATCTGTGGCTGGTGCAAGGGATTGAAGAAGGGCTGGTGATTTTACGCCAGTCATTCTGGTGGCTGTTGGGCGTTATCGTGGTTTTCGCTTTTATAGATGTGCCGTTATCCATTTTTATGTTTATGAAAAAGATGCGTATGACCAAGCAGGAAGTGCGCGATGAGCATAAAAACAACGACGGTAACCCGCAGATCAAAGGGCGTATCCGCCAGTTACAACGGCAAATGGCGCAGGGGCAGATTAATAAAGTCGTGCCTACTGCAGACGTGATTCTGGTTAACCCGACCCATTACGCCGTGGCGCTGAAATATGACCCCAATAAAGCGCAAGCGCCTTTTATTATCGCCAAAGGTATCGATGATATTGCGCTTTATATTCGTGAAGTCGCCGCCCAGCATCAAATTGAAGTGGTGGAGTTCCCGCCGCTCGCCCGCGCAATTTATTACAGCACGCGTGTTAACCAGCAAATTCCTTCCCAGTTATTTCGCGCCATCGCTCACGTCCTCACCTACGTGATGCAGATTAAAGAGTGGCGTAATGGACGCAGCGATTATAAGCCGCAACTGAATAAGCATATGGACATCCCAAAAGAGGTAATCAAAACAGATGGCAAACGGTAA
- the fliQ gene encoding flagellar biosynthesis protein FliQ, translated as MMTMDTAGEIMSGAIMLVLVISVVAIIPSLLVGLVVSIFQATTQINEQTLSFLPRLVVTLLVLVVAGKWMLVKLSDFTIEIFHQAARLVG; from the coding sequence ATGATGACCATGGATACCGCCGGCGAAATTATGTCCGGCGCGATTATGCTGGTGCTGGTCATCTCCGTGGTGGCGATTATCCCTAGCCTGTTGGTCGGGTTGGTGGTGAGTATTTTCCAGGCAACCACGCAAATTAACGAACAAACGCTGAGTTTTTTGCCGCGCCTGGTGGTCACACTGTTGGTTCTGGTGGTGGCGGGAAAATGGATGTTAGTGAAACTGTCTGATTTCACGATTGAGATTTTTCACCAGGCCGCGCGGTTGGTTGGCTAA